The stretch of DNA AAGGAGAAACGAAAAAGACCCTTAAGCTCTCCTACATCTTCTAAGTGGGTCACAAAAACAGTTGTCACATATGGGGGAAGATTTTTTACGATTTTTCGAATTGTGTCAATTTCTGTTGCGTCCTCTGCCTTATAGCGGACACCGCATATGAAACCCAAACCATCTGATCCCTCTTCGACGCACATCATAGCCTCATCCAACGTTCGAATTCCACAGATTTTAACCTTTACCATTATAAGGTGACCAACCTATTCGACCATATAATTTTACTTCGGATAATCCGATCGTCAAATATTGGAATTGGTCTTTGGGGAGGGGCTTGTTAAAAAAGTCACATAATTGGCCCGGAAGCTAAAAGTGATTTTAAAATTTTGAAAAAAACTCTTGACAAGCTACATAAGAAACCTTATAATAAGTGCGAAGATTGTGTTTGAATTCACAACCTCAAGCAATCACCTCCACTAAGCTTCTCATAATAACCCCCCTTCCCCCTGGGAATTACCCAGGGGGTTTTTATTTACAAGACCTAAACTCCTAGTGTATATTTAGCTTATGTCGTTTCTGGGAGGCTTCTCCGGCGGTATTTTGGGAATGATAGTCCATTCCGGACCTGTCGCCAAGGCTGTGATGCTTGTTCTCCTTTTTTTTTCGGTGGTTTCCTGGGCTATCATCTTTTTTAAAATAAGGCAGTTTAACGCCATGGACAGAGAGGGGGAGCGGATAAGTTCTGTAATTGGTGAGATAGAATCATTAAAAAAACTACTCGCCGCAATGAGATCTTTCAGGGGAAGTCCCTACTACAGACTCGCCCTTATCGCATATGAGGCCCAAAGTAAAGGATTTAGGGAAAATCCAGGCCATACAAAGGAATTCACCCTTGATGTTGAAAAGAGACTAAAAATAGGGGTTGAGGAGGAGACTGAAAGGCTACAGAACTATCTTTCGTTTCTCGCAACCACCGCTAACACTGCGCCGTTTGTTGGTCTTTTTGGGACTGTCTGGGGAATTATGGACTCCTTCAGAGAAATAGGAATAAGGGGGTCCACAAGTCTCTCTGTGGTCGCCCCTGGTATCAGTGAGGCACTTATCGCAACGGCTTTCGGTTTACTCACAGCGATTCCGGCGGTTGTCGCTTACAATTATCTGGTGATAAGGAGTAGAAGGATCTCCAATCGGCTCGAAAGGTTCTCAACCTATCTTACAACTCTCGCTTAAAAATATGAAGGTTCGAAGAAATAACGGTGATGTACTTTCTGAGATCAACATAATTCCGCTTGTTGATGTCATGCTCGTACTCCTTATCATATTTATGATAACTGCTCCTATGATGCACCACGGAGTAAAGGTTGACGTACCTAAAATGACAGCTAAGCCTTTACCCCAAAAGGATGAACCGCAAATCCTATATATAACGAAAAACGAAGAACTGATACTAAATGAAAAGAGGATCAAACTTTCCGATTTGAAACCCGCACTCAGTCTGATATTTTCTGGAAAACCGGAAGCAGAGATATACCTTAAGGCGGACAAAAATGTAAGCTATGGGTTCGTAGTCAAATGCATGGGAATAATTAGAGAAGCAGGGATAGAAAGGATAAACATAGTCACGAGGCCGGAGGAAGAATGACTCAGGAGCTATCCTTTTTTCGAATGCTTATTCTTTCTATCATCCTGCATCTCGCCTGCTTCACTTTTTTATCCGTCGCCGTAAAGAAAAGTATAAAAAAGATGGACTTCCCTTACTCCTATTCGGTAAATATCGTAACTTCAATCGGACATGAAGCACAACCAACCAAGGCATTGGAGGAAAAAAAATTTCACGAGACTCAAACAAAAGGAGCAAAAACTGAAATCCAAA from Thermodesulfobacteriota bacterium encodes:
- a CDS encoding MotA/TolQ/ExbB proton channel family protein, with product MSFLGGFSGGILGMIVHSGPVAKAVMLVLLFFSVVSWAIIFFKIRQFNAMDREGERISSVIGEIESLKKLLAAMRSFRGSPYYRLALIAYEAQSKGFRENPGHTKEFTLDVEKRLKIGVEEETERLQNYLSFLATTANTAPFVGLFGTVWGIMDSFREIGIRGSTSLSVVAPGISEALIATAFGLLTAIPAVVAYNYLVIRSRRISNRLERFSTYLTTLA
- a CDS encoding biopolymer transporter ExbD; translation: MKVRRNNGDVLSEINIIPLVDVMLVLLIIFMITAPMMHHGVKVDVPKMTAKPLPQKDEPQILYITKNEELILNEKRIKLSDLKPALSLIFSGKPEAEIYLKADKNVSYGFVVKCMGIIREAGIERINIVTRPEEE